Proteins co-encoded in one Aspergillus flavus chromosome 2, complete sequence genomic window:
- a CDS encoding uncharacterized protein (uncharacterized conserved protein-domain containing protein) has product MPVPHYGVWVGKPTRYTVDGPNDPTPHIQLFFTDDSSRERRAAINVKSNGTESRLVFWSSDNFTHSITDSLSNLDPGFYLVQDFHHYRYRHHHSEQPDLHGVDLYRMKDLLDFKSALVLPHDIPGRDNDILDKMRPILDNAIDKSATIYIFGSSFGSGIHNVHMNQGSLPRFDNGVYSDGALLFQFNDEHWEAVFLAFASQRLPTDDQGLPEPGSKTLLKMLQQGSRL; this is encoded by the coding sequence ATGCCTGTTCCCCACTACGGCGTCTGGGTTGGTAAACCCACTAGGTATACTGTCGATGGACCGAACGATCCCACTCCGCACATCCAGCTCTTTTTTACTGATGATTCCTCGAGGGAGCGGAGGGCTGCAATCAATGTCAAATCTAATGGTACAGAGTCTCGCCTCGTATTTTGGTCTTCTGACAACTTCACCCATTCCATCACGGACAGCCTCTCGAACCTGGACCCTGGTTTTTATCTAGTCCAGGATTTCCACCATTATCGTTACAGACACCATCACTCAGAACAACCTGATTTACACGGTGTTGACCTTTATCGCATGAAGGACCTGCTGGATTTCAAGTCTGCACTGGTCTTGCCACACGATATTCCGGGCCGTGACAATGACATCCTGGACAAGATGAGGCCCATTCTTGATAATGCTATCGATAAATCCGCAACCATTTATATTTTTGGTTCATCATTTGGATCTGGAATCCATAATGTTCATATGAACCAGGGCAGCCTTCCTCGGTTTGATAACGGTGTCTACTCAGATGGAGCTCTGCTGTTCCAGTTCAACGACGAACACTGGGAAGCAGTATTTCTGGCCTTTGCTTCACAGAGACTCCCAACTGACGATCAAGGACTGCCAGAACCGGGCAGTAAGACCTTATTGAAAATGCTTCAGCAGGGTAGCCGATTATAG
- a CDS encoding phosphoglycerate mutase family protein: protein MISSPMCRTHQTAPLAFQTALTSTLKPQRIVAFSEAQGLSGGPCDIGSDPDILRRVVEREKWPVNLSFVKDGWNQKKAGSRYSQSNNSIRARARDARLSLRAKLRELISNGDDDAGLLSPPRSSHDQEAWLMETRESRWERGKVHPMYGKKDQVKLFTAAM, encoded by the exons ATGATATCTTCGCCTATGTGCCGAACCCATCAAACTGCGCCTCTGGCTTTCCAGACAGCTCTAACGTCGACTCTCAAACCCCAAAGGATTGTTGCGTTCTCTGAGGCTCAGGGACTGTCAGGCGGCCCGTGCGACATTGGATCGGACCCAGACATCCTACGACGCGTCGTGGAAAGGGAGAAATGGCCTGTGAACCTTTCATTCGTGAAAGATGGCTGgaaccaaaagaaagctGGAAGCCGCTATAGTCAGAGCAACAATTCAATCAGAGCTCGAGCCCGTGATGCTCGACTGTCCTTGCGCGCGAAATTACGAGAGTTGATTTCAAATGGGGATGACGACGCGG GACTCCTATCACCACCAAG GTCCAGTCACGATCAAGAGGCCTGGTTGATGGAAACAAGAGAAAGTCGGTGGGAGCGTGGCAAAGTTCATCCTATGTATGGAAAGAAGGATCAGGTCAAGCTTTTCACTGCAGCGATGTAG
- a CDS encoding Mss4-like protein: protein MSTSTTEPVIYGSCYCQKTTYATTAPLYGLTYCYCRMCRLLHGSPFAAFTNVDSSHFQWTRSDRLVEINLSEYATRTICGVCRSPMTMVYHAKPNEVGIVAVTVDESKSKDKVPEKVGAHIFLECKPAWFVIPEDGGERSMGILERMRGVVPEGL from the coding sequence ATgtcaacatccaccacagAACCTGTCATCTATGGAAGCTGCTACTGTCAAAAGACAACATACGCCACAACAGCCCCATTGTACGGGTTAACATACTGCTACTGTCGCATGTGCCGCCTCTTGCACGGCTCTCCCTTCGCAGCATTCACGAACGTGGATTCATCTCATTTCCAGTGGACCAGGTCAGACCGTCTTGTCGAAATCAATCTCAGCGAGTATGCAACTCGCACAATCTGTGGTGTATGCCGCAGTCCCATGACAATGGTTTACCATGCCAAACCAAACGAGGTGGGCATTGTGGCTGTTACTGTTGATGAGAGTAAATCCAAGGATAAGGTGCCGGAGAAGGTAGGGGCGCATATCTTTTTAGAATGCAAGCCTGCTTGGTTTGTTATTCCGGAGGATGGGGGGGAGCGGAGTATGGGGATtctggagaggatgaggggGGTTGTACCGGAAGGGTTATAG